A section of the Oreochromis niloticus isolate F11D_XX linkage group LG9, O_niloticus_UMD_NMBU, whole genome shotgun sequence genome encodes:
- the LOC106096688 gene encoding zinc finger protein 729-like: MSSTQKDQHGARRQRSQEADKHHRRKREKTYSCDECGKDFTHAGSLKRHQLIHSGVEPYSCDECGKSFTQAGHFKTHQLIHSGVKAYSCEECGLSFNRAGSLKTHQLVHSGVKAYSCEECGLSFNRAGSLKTHQLVHSGVKAYSCEECGQSFTLAGSLKRHQLIHSGVKAYSCEECGQSFNRAGNLKTHQFIHSGVKAYSCEECGLSFNRAGSLKTHQLVHSGVKPYSCDLCGQSFNRAGNLKRHQLIHNGVKAYSCEECGLSFNRAGRLKTHQLVHSGVKPYSCDLCGQSFNWAGSLKRHQLIHSGVKAYSCDECGKSFTQAGSLKTHQLIHSGVKAYSCEECGQSFNRAGNLKTHQLIHSGVKAYSCEECGQSFNRAGSLKTHQLVHSGVKPYSCDLCGKSFNRVGSLKTHQLSHSGIQASSCDQCDKAFTQSIHLQLHQVTHSGFKAYSCHICGKTFRWPGSRNIHLRIHTKNDVCCCDQCGKIFVTYENLQRHMLTHTEERPYKCDLCEKTFKSPLNLKSHQKIHTRKRLYNCSYCEKQSDTDGCQPCRHCGGGKEFLCDLCGKTFNQQESLK; the protein is encoded by the coding sequence gaccaacatggagcaagacgtcagcgctctcaggaggccgacaaacatcacagaagaaagagagagaaaacatacagctgtgatgagtgtggaaagGATTTTACTCatgctggaagcttaaaaagacaccaactcatccacagtggagttgaGCCGTATAGTTGTGATGaatgtggaaagtcttttactcagGCTGGACACttcaaaacacaccaactcatccacagtggagttaaagcatacagctgtgagGAGTGTGGACTGTCTTTTAACCgggctggaagcttaaaaacacaccaacttgtccacagtggagttaaagcatacagctgtgagGAGTGTGGACTGTCTTTTAACCgggctggaagcttaaaaacacaccaacttgtccacagtggagttaaagcatacagctgtgagGAGTGTGGACAGTCTTTTACTCtggctggaagcttaaaaagacaccaactcatccacagtggagttaaagcatacagctgtgagGAATGTGGACAGTCTTTTAACCGGGCTGGAAACTTGAAAACACACCaattcatccacagtggagttaaagcatacagctgtgagGAGTGTGGACTGTCTTTTAACCgggctggaagcttaaaaacacaccaacttgtccacagtggagttaaaccgtacagctgtgacttgtgtggacagTCTTTTAACCGGGCTGGAAACTtgaaaagacaccaactcatccacaatggagttaaagcatacagctgtgagGAGTGTGGACTGTCTTTTAACCGGGCTGGAAggttaaaaacacaccaacttgtccacagtggagttaaaccgtacagctgtgacttgtgtggacagTCTTTTAACTgggctggaagcttaaaaagacaccaactcatccacagtggagttaaagcatacaGTTGTGATGaatgtggaaagtcttttactcaggctggaagcttaaaaacacaccaactcatccacagtggagttaaagcatacagctgtgagGAGTGTGGACAGTCTTTTAACCGGGCTGGAAACttgaaaacacaccaactcatccacagtggagttaaagcatacagctgtgagGAGTGTGGACAGTCTTTTAACCgggctggaagcttaaaaacacaccaacttgtccacagtggagttaaaccgtacagctgtgacttgtgtggaaagtcttttaaccgggttggaagcttaaaaacacaccaactcagcCACAGTGGAATTCAGGCGTctagctgtgatcagtgtgataaAGCTTTTACTCAAAGTATCCACTTACAGCTTCATcaagttacccactctggatttaaggcatacagctgtcacatttgtggaaaaaccttCCGCTGGCCAGGCAGCCGAAATATtcacctacgcattcacaccaaaaatgatgtttgctgctgtgatcagtgtggcaaaaTTTTTGTCACATACGAAAACTTACAACGGCACATGTTaacccacactgaggagagaccttataaatgtgacctgtgtgagaagacttttaaatctccactTAACCTCAAATCACACCAAAAGAttcacaccagaaagagactctacaactgcagttactgtgag